The genomic window TTGATTAACACTCGCCGATAGATACAGTTTGCGAAAATCGCTGTACCAAAAAGAAGACTAGGCTTAATCTAGAATCACTAGATTGTCGATTTCaaacttctttaattttttcttctatttcaatttattacttCGAAAAGATACATACGGTGCTTGTGATGAAAATCGTCTATATGTACACGTACGTATATTAAAAGTGGAACCTCTGCAGTACTGCCATATAGCACTAAATAGAATCTGATTGCAACTGTGCTTAATCGACATGATCTCATACTTTCAGACACATTAATTGTTATCGATGTATATATTCTAATCGTTTgtaatatattctaatttttgtacaacgaatattatttaaatttcttaacgCCAGGcctaaattaatataaaagtgtGTTATATTGAATGCAAATTatgataatatcaaattaatattaatattaatattttgttacattccattgtatcttttttaatttcactaatTGATCGTAACACATTTCGAggtattgaaatttttacaaataattgtaatttttttaattaattaatcattgtattaatatatttaaactaatattagttagtaatttacataatttctgttagaatatattattgtatatttcagCAGCTTCACGTATAATATACtttgatataaaaagtattcatGCCTTTTTGTTTGGGAAATTATACAACCCATAATATGGAGGAATATGCTGTAGTATCCGACATATCCGTTGTAGATGTTTATGATATTGCATCGGAAATAGGAAAAGAATGTGAAAAGCTCATAGATTCATATGGAGTAGACTCTGTGACCAATCTTATGCCAAAAGTAATACATGCATtagaattattggaaaatctTGCAACCAAAAATGAACGTGAAAATACTACAGTTCAAGAATTACAAGCAAAGATTTCACAATTAGAaagtgataaaattgaaaaagctGAAGATAGGCAAAGATTTGAaaaggtattttattttaaaaaattcataaattccaCATATATACAAATGCATATACATAGGTATTTGATAGATGCATATCTAGAACTTGCtagttttcttatttattcagaaacatttatttattatataggaACTGGAACAAATTGAAGAACATTGGCGTCAAGAATCTCGTGACCTAGTAGAAATGGTTACAAGGttacaagaagaaaatagacGATTATCAGAGGCTCTGCAAGAATCACGTAGTGATAGTCAGTACAGCAGTAAACAAAGTACTAACAACCTTTTTCCTACTAACACGATGCTATAAATGTTCTATTGTATATATGTCTTATTAGTTACATGAATATATTTACAGCTTTTACAGCTAGTCAAGAAGTTGATATTGCAGTATTGCAGCACTTAAGATCTATGATAGACAAACAAAGAGATCAAATTCGAGGAAGAGACAAAGAGCTGCTgcaaaaaaatacagaaatagaaaatgtaaattggTACTTATGTTCGTATGTAATTTgtgattaatataaattgtgaTTAAGTAATGcttttgtaaatgtaatatttttgatactttataatttccttaattGTCTGTtccgcttttttttttaggtactaataatatatattttattgtaaattattattgttctattttatACAGCTGACAGCACAGGTTGAAAAACTCGGGGTTGTCGGTCGAGAATTAAAGCGGAAACAGCGTCAGGCCCAAATGCAAGCACGTGGTTTAGTAGAGGAACGAGCAGACTTCTTAGCCCAATTGCAAGATCAAAATCGTGAATTGATAAATCTTCGTGCCCGCCTTGGTttagcaaaaaaagaaaatgaagaccTAAGTAAATTACAGGGTTGCCCAGATTTAACAAATAAGGCTATATATGACCTGGATGATCCTGATAGACCAAGGTTTACTACCGCCgagttgaaagaaattttacatgAACGAAATGAATTGAAAGCTAGAGTATCAGATCTAGAAGATGAACTAGAATTATATCGACCAAAACCTGAAACGTACGTTTCACATGTATACAACAATAATTTGCCTTGCTCcgtaaattataataagattttttcagtacaatttaatattacaatatttaagaaattatattgtctttgatattattataggGTTGAAGATGATAAAGATGCTCCTGTTCAAGGCCCTCTTCCCTATGAACCAGATGATGCACCATGGAAAAAGACATCTGAATCTGGAATTCGTAAATTGTAAGTAACTCATACATGAAAAAGTTaagaattctaatttttaataacaatgtCTACTTTCCAGTTTCCGGAAAATTTTCTCAGAGTCTAGCAGTAGTTTTTTAGTTGGTAGTAGCCCACGTCGAAGTCTTTCTAGTTTATCAAAAATGGCCCTCTCTGGAAACAGTACATATGATGAATCTATATAATGGTTTttcaacgaataatttttaaaatcctACGAAGATTTATTGAACATAATGTCTTTATGTTTATtcatagtattttatattctaataatgaTATCTAAATTggtttaatgaattaaaagtaCGTAACTCAGTTTTTTTGAGTTATTAATTACAACTATTGAATAACTAAGaagatttaattatatgtgattaaaaagaattagaCAAAAGCACGATTATTCATATATGTGCAACATTgcatttatcaattattaaaataatctaaaacgaactatatttaaatatatgttaacaATTGAATTGACGTGCCTCCAAAGTTAAAAATGTTGATAATGATGCATATGGTAGTGTCTTTATCATTTCTATtggtattatatttcatataatataagtaacggtataaaatataatattttagacaAAGTTATACAATCTCTTtaacttgtataaaaatcatgCAGtagcatttttctttattacatatttataggGAATACAAAACAAATGTTTTTAGATACAAAAAGATTCAGTTTTGTCTTGTTAGAATATGGTAATTTcttttgcatttattatataatagttacAAGTACATGAAATTCCAAAAGTACTGATATATCTTTATCAATATaagctatttaacgttataataaatataaaaattgtataattacataaaaaataattattgttttttaaagtatttatatttgtatatcttcgttttcttttcaaaaatttttatatccgagtataatttaaaatattaaattaaaataagtattcttttaactaaaattttgGTACATTTAaacaagtatatatattttttctatagttttaataagaatttggatattataatgtgtttacattttttataatttgtgtGCCATTAAATGTCAGTGTGAAAATAAAGgcaaatattatacttatatagATTGTAAATACTATTTGAAAATCATAAAcgtagatatatttaatataatatatatataaagatattaataatatatatatataaaattacacaagaaataataatagtagtgTTCATGTGAAAATATGCAATCACGTAAAATGACATTCACATTCaaccaataaaatatattgataatagTCATTCTTGttaaattgatatataaattaaaattataaaaaagaaataaaaatatagttctcactattaatttcaataatctcAGGAGAAacctgtaaaaatattatttataaatattctgagtttaaactttaaaatttctacacCAGTATGTATATTgtcatatgaaaatataattattaatttaattataaaataacaattgttttttaattgcaattttttaaattgattaaatgtttctaaaattttatataggaaagttttatacttttcaaatCCTatgacataaaataaaaaatttaatatttgttaaatatgtatttttagaccagtatacatacatatattcaataaaactGCTTCAATTTAACAACatctataaaatgaaattagaaaaaacaAGAATATATTGTAGCTTAAGTTACAAATAGCTATAAAACATATCTGTAACTTAAGTTATGTTTTGAAATAAAggatatgatatatatatatttattttataataaaaatatgttccaCATGCATGTGcgtgtttaaaaataatttattacaattattataattctagtCCTGTTATGTGTGcctattatatatgtaaatgtatttatcttGCATTAATTTAACAAGGTTTTTAAAACAGCTGATAAAAAGTTTAAGATTTTGTTTATTACACAATGCTTTTGTATACTATACAATCAGtaaatcttatatttttaaacaatattatttcaaaaagtaacagtttttatgatataaaaagaacCAAACACGCATGCACTcactcacacacacacacataccaaacaaaatttatctatCCCACATAGTTTCACAAtgttttaaatagaatattagaatattatattaataatattacttacTGTCAccatattatattacaatacataatttttctatctatatagtaatttatatatataacatattgtattgtaattaagtgaacaaaaatttcatttacacaCAGTCAACACAAAAGAAATCCATAGTTTATAATACACAAATAATGAAGATTGATGTTTGTATTTTCTACTGAAATATCATGATATTAAggtaaaagaatgaaaatacctttttaatgaatttagaaatacatacattgtaatatttccGACGAGAGCTTAAACTCTGAAATAGGTTCCATTACTTGTGTCATTAATTTTACAGTggtattgttaaataattagtaaaataccacataaatgcagaataagaaaaatggtgatatagaaaaaaaaatcatacaaAGGTGCCAAAGAAGATAAGTGATGTAAATGTTTTATGCactatttgataatttatttatattctactaattgtattaataaatttattaggacaattataatacttttcaATACATTGTAACCATTATTAATATGCAAGATTGATGCCTTAATGTCTATAGAACTGAAATATACTTTACTGTAATCagttctttaaaaataaatgattatgtTTCATGAATCGTTATGTGTTtggtaattctatataaaataacatacaattaataatcatttacatgtaatattaaattccctttatgtataaaaacaaTAGTGATTTTAAAAGACAATATTGTCAAATACATTTAACAATTTACAGTGCAAGAAAAGTAATGTGATTGAGGTAGCATTCTGTAATATCTCGATATCAAAACTGTTCTTGAAATCCAAATCTTAAAAACAAtctccaaatatttttaaccaaTATACACATTTCATTATACTCTTAATCATTGtattaattgattataaaaACTGATTTCgagatacataaaaaataaaaatatcaaaatattaaatatggaTAAGCATCAGcaccattttctttttaattactatattataaaatattttgctcttattttcaaaacataaaatataaagtaaatcaAAAACGTTCACTTTCTTACAAAACTTAcaaaataaactaatatttatAGGATACACAGTTGACTAGTATGTTATAAATCCACATTGTTCAAATTAGCTGCAGATCCAGTTGGTAAATCCGGCGGTACAAACTTACCGATAGGTTGTATTGCCTGTCTCTGTTCTGCCAGTTTACGCATTTCTTGTCTAAGTTTACTTAGAATAGCGTGGTTTGGTTGATTGACAGCAGCTTTACCTTGTAACAACGTGATTTCTTGTTCtagttgtttcttttctttaaaagatTTTACGCTTCGAGATCCATAAAGTCTTAGTAAGGATCCCCAAGACTGGATATGAGGATGCATAAGCTGCAGGATAGCTTGGGCTGCTCGTTGTTTACCATCTTTCTTATTACGACATACCTAaagttatttcaaatatatgttataattaaaaggtactttatgaaagaaataaaacgaattaaaataaaaagaacatatttataatgttgcgtattcttttttaagagaaatagataaaatatgggactatataaatttgaatttattataatttaatagattataattttacttacaaCAGTAGCTTCATGTTTGCCGACACGCATTGTAAATTCATTGCGTTGATGTTTTAATGTGTTTACAGAGTAATTAATATGCATATCACCAAGACCATAATTTCGTTGGAGGCAGGTGATTAAAATAGCATGCGGTGACGGTTCAGTTGTCTTTGCACAAAATTCTGCGACTCGTGGATCGGTGATCGATATTTCATCAAAGAATGATAAATCTGCATCAGAATTTGTCCTTGATGCTTTAATCATTCGACTGTTATTACCAGAAACTGTATCTCCTCCATTATCACCAGAAATTTTATCTCTCATTTgaggaattaaaatttcaagagtTTTCCGCGCAGCATTAGCTTTTGCTTGTTTTTTGCTACTACCGAAACCGCTTCCATACTCCATATCATTTATACAAACAACGGCAGAATATGGAGTTGCTGCATTTTCtaaaaatgcaagaaatagattaatttaatatatactagCTGAAGAATTATGCAACTTACCTAATTCTTTAAACTTGTAAGTTGGTTGCTTTTTAAGTGCATGTTGTACATATTCATGAAGTATACAAACATAACTTTTGCCTGAGGGATTCATTATCCAATGTTTTGGTGGTCTTTGTCCAGTACTATCATCTCCAACATTACCACTGCTACTTCCTGCTAGTCCAGAACTACTAACTGGAAACGTTATTAGTTTTGTTCCATCAGGTAAAGTAGGACGTTCAAGTTGTTTAcgatgttttttattttttgtaaattttcttcttgctGACCACGATCTAAATGATAATGGAGTGTGTTTATTAAAACTTGTTAACTAGTTTTATTCCATTATATGAGTACTATTGtttctttgatattatttaatatatacttacTGAAATCTCATTACTTTAATAGCTTTAAAGCGAAATAGCGATTGgcaataatttcttaattgttTACTATCTAATGAATGAGCCGCTCGATTTTCTtgaattgtttcaatttttgcaCTAGGGAGGCTACACACTTCTGTATTTGGATCACGTTCtttctgcttctttctttcttcttcttcttcatgaAGAGCTCTTTTGTATTGAAGACAAGGTATTGCACTAACAGGCACTTCGTGTTTTCTCACACTGCCAGGTCCAAGGAAATATGGTTTTGCAAGAGTACAAACTCTACtttgtttatgcaaatataaagGCATTCCACTATTATGTGTTACCTGTACCCAGCCTTCTGGAAGTACATCAAAGTGATTATGTccaatttctgtaaaaaaaaagttatattcTTATATGTTACACTTTATATATAACTTCTTGATAATTTCACAGTAACTATTGCTATagtttttatacaatattggaatctttttatatattaaatatttaaatactcaCCATCCAAGACGAGTTTCACTTTCTCTTCATATGGTACACTATCCTTCTTGTCTTTTCTTTTGCCTTTAAATTCTTCCGGTAAACCTAATAGTAGCATATAATACTTAACTAAAAAAATACTCTGCAGCTGCATGATCTATATAAGAAgtataaaaggaaataacgaatgatcttatctttctgtcttttttttatgattttattttggaCACATATAAGTTTTCCAATTTAGCCTATTCTTATAAGTTTGTTTCATATTGATATAAGTTATGCTTACTATAAACtattgtttctctttctctctcaatACCTTGTATACTTTACCTTACaaaatagcaataaaatttattgcaatatttattttgaatttaaaattgttttgaaatagTAAGATTTACCTTCTTCAAGCATGGCTTCAATTTCTTCATCAGGTACATCAGAGTCCATACTTTCATTGGTATCAGAATCCATATCACAGCAGTTCTGATCTGGATGGCGCTCTAAATCATCCAAAACATCAAACTGTCTTAAATCATCTGTAGCTGCAATGCTATCTGTGTTAGATTCCATAATACAGTCTTCGGTAGTAGAACCATTGTAAGCATTTGTATCATCAACAGATAtagtttcttcttccattaTATCACTACAATTGCTTCTGTCCGACATTCTACCTTGATTATCAGTATTTATTTCCAACGTGCTTTGTTGATTATccaaaattgtttcatttgtgTTTTCATTTTGAGAAGCCATATTTGATTTAGGGATTTCTTCAGGAACTTCTTTATCAATCTccattatatgtataacaagGATCTGCTAAAATACTGTAAGATCTAATTATCAATAACatatcaaatttcaatttagagGATATTTtgtcttataatttttatagttgattaaatatttaacacatTCATATACTAAcaagcaaataatttttaattatctttgtagcaaaatttgttacataaaCTTAAACACAAACTCTGTATATAATAACCCGTggattaaataatatcaagcACGTCGCATGGCCACACCACTTTCACCAATGAGGCCAAAGTCCAATCAATTTGAAACCACTTTAAAAATGGCAACGAAAATTGGACATTTGCATTAGTGTTAGCAGTTTGGGGCCTATTATATATCCATGAGTACATATTGCacaaataatacattatattgtcAGAATATTGTAGAATGTAGTTGACACACTTGCTTGGCTCCGAAACTAGACAGGGAcaacattgaaaaattgaaccTGTTGCTAGTCCGAATAATGCACTAATGATATGAAAATtagatttgtttaaataatatatcaaatgctcctgttgtaagctaatataaattacatgcaagtttaatatttttttatctatacacactattaaaatgtaatatatttagaaaatatgtacaaagtataaaaatatatcagaaaAAAGTTTTGAATCAATGgaattgtatatattacagTATAATGAAATCTTCCCTTGTTTATCTGAGACACatataaaatagacaaatttttttactataataGAATTGCTTCTCAATTTTCCAATTCATGTACattaaataaacgtattttatttttaaaaaggcTTGTTCTATATACGCAAATTGAATGATAGATAATGTAATCATACggataattatattattgtaatagtaaaaaatttactatctatctttttatataagtTGGTAGTGAAAGCATATGATTTTCGTGTTTGGCAAGTAATGtaaatcaatattataatacatcgttattaatttcatatagcTTCGTAATAatacctttatttattatatcacaatatcgtatatttcCGAAAATTATAAACGCTAATTCACCGACCATTTAACAATGTTGGGTTAGGTACAGCTTATCTCAGATACTGTATGTTTACTGacacttttttaatatttatgatttaaaagaaaaactgCTGTATCAGATTTATTTAGAacgcaaattatttttaagtcAGCACTTAGttatttaagataaatttatatccattttgtttgaaatttcaattacatctcatgtaataatacaatagGATAGAAACTTTTGTGTTCCAACGCTCTCTTTCGTTATATTGAGAAAGCTATACTCAGCCAATGAATGTATCACTCATAGATCATCATTGACTGGCATTGACTATTGATTAAGGACCTAAGACATACCTGTACTTACCTCGTCGATGGTATcatatttgattttgattatatgtatttttaaatttattactaattaatCGTCAAAATGAGGAagcaaaaataaagtttaagtAAAGTGAGATTTGAATTTTACATATGCAcaattttacttattattatttctaagtattatagataaataataattattataagtattattttataataattataattattataagtaTTATAGACGAAAAATATAggtatttcaatgaaaattaagattatattgcatgtaattttattttttagaaaacagATTCGCCAAAAAGATCGAATACGGTAAAATTcacataatttacatttaagtcacaatatttataattgcaaGAGTATATGTGTATCTATACatacaatacatacatatacatgacttaattgttttattttatattttgtatattccaCTTAAAGCATTGTTTGCAGcagtatttacaatattatatgtacatgatACTTAgatattctatatatgtatagaaagcattaataaatatgtatttaaattgtttgttaagtattaaacgaacaattatatcagagaggaaattttctctctgattatatctaaattttgCTATGAGCATAACAGATTGTAATACATATGGGTTGCATATAGGTTGTAAAATAACggttaatttaaaagaaataaatatttacttctgacatttttatagaatatttcaatatagtTTACTATAATGATTATGAGCAGA from Bombus pyrosoma isolate SC7728 linkage group LG8, ASM1482585v1, whole genome shotgun sequence includes these protein-coding regions:
- the LOC122569969 gene encoding RILP-like protein homolog isoform X2; this translates as MPFCLGNYTTHNMEEYAVVSDISVVDVYDIASEIGKECEKLIDSYGVDSVTNLMPKVIHALELLENLATKNERENTTVQELQAKISQLESDKIEKAEDRQRFEKELEQIEEHWRQESRDLVEMVTRLQEENRRLSEALQESRSDTFTASQEVDIAVLQHLRSMIDKQRDQIRGRDKELLQKNTEIENLTAQVEKLGVVGRELKRKQRQAQMQARGLVEERADFLAQLQDQNRELINLRARLGLAKKENEDLSKLQGCPDLTNKAIYDLDDPDRPRFTTAELKEILHERNELKARVSDLEDELELYRPKPETVEDDKDAPVQGPLPYEPDDAPWKKTSESGIRKFFRKIFSESSSSFLVGSSPRRSLSSLSKMALSGNSTYDESI
- the LOC122569969 gene encoding RILP-like protein homolog isoform X1: MPFCLGNYTTHNMEEYAVVSDISVVDVYDIASEIGKECEKLIDSYGVDSVTNLMPKVIHALELLENLATKNERENTTVQELQAKISQLESDKIEKAEDRQRFEKELEQIEEHWRQESRDLVEMVTRLQEENRRLSEALQESRSDSQYSSKQTFTASQEVDIAVLQHLRSMIDKQRDQIRGRDKELLQKNTEIENLTAQVEKLGVVGRELKRKQRQAQMQARGLVEERADFLAQLQDQNRELINLRARLGLAKKENEDLSKLQGCPDLTNKAIYDLDDPDRPRFTTAELKEILHERNELKARVSDLEDELELYRPKPETVEDDKDAPVQGPLPYEPDDAPWKKTSESGIRKFFRKIFSESSSSFLVGSSPRRSLSSLSKMALSGNSTYDESI
- the LOC122569968 gene encoding microprocessor complex subunit DGCR8; the encoded protein is MEIDKEVPEEIPKSNMASQNENTNETILDNQQSTLEINTDNQGRMSDRSNCSDIMEEETISVDDTNAYNGSTTEDCIMESNTDSIAATDDLRQFDVLDDLERHPDQNCCDMDSDTNESMDSDVPDEEIEAMLEEGLPEEFKGKRKDKKDSVPYEEKVKLVLDEIGHNHFDVLPEGWVQVTHNSGMPLYLHKQSRVCTLAKPYFLGPGSVRKHEVPVSAIPCLQYKRALHEEEEERKKQKERDPNTEVCSLPSAKIETIQENRAAHSLDSKQLRNYCQSLFRFKAIKVMRFQSWSARRKFTKNKKHRKQLERPTLPDGTKLITFPVSSSGLAGSSSGNVGDDSTGQRPPKHWIMNPSGKSYVCILHEYVQHALKKQPTYKFKELENAATPYSAVVCINDMEYGSGFGSSKKQAKANAARKTLEILIPQMRDKISGDNGGDTVSGNNSRMIKASRTNSDADLSFFDEISITDPRVAEFCAKTTEPSPHAILITCLQRNYGLGDMHINYSVNTLKHQRNEFTMRVGKHEATVVCRNKKDGKQRAAQAILQLMHPHIQSWGSLLRLYGSRSVKSFKEKKQLEQEITLLQGKAAVNQPNHAILSKLRQEMRKLAEQRQAIQPIGKFVPPDLPTGSAANLNNVDL